The Eubacterium maltosivorans genome includes the window CCTGCTCAATATTTTCAGTCGTGAGCACTCCAAACATTACGGGAATCTCACTGCTTAAGGATACGTGGGCGATACCCTTAGATACCTCGTTACAGACATAATCATAGTGGGAGGTACTGCCCCTGATAACAGAGCCCACACAGATTACAGCATCGTATTTACCGCATTTCGCCATTTTAGACGCAATGAGCGGAATTTCAAACGCCCCCGGCACCCAGGCGACATCGATGTCCTCATCCTTGACTTCGTGCCGCTTTAATCCATCCAGTGCGCCAGACAGAAGCTTTGATGTTATAAATTCGTTAAAACGCGATGCCACAATCCCTATCTTAATTTCCTTTGATATCAGTTTTCCTTCAAATACATTCATAATTTTTCTCCTTTATGTTTAATAATTTAACAAATGTCCCATTTTGTTCTGTTTCGTTTTTAAATAACGCAAATCATAATCTGTCGCAGCGATCTGAATTGGTACGCGTTCGATAATATCCATGCCAAAATCTGAAAGTTGATAAATTTTATCCGGGTTGTTGGTCAAAAGCCGTAAGGTTTTTGCCCCCAGATCACGCAGAATCTGAGCCCCGATAAAATATTCACGCAAATCACCGGCAAAGCCCAGAGCCAGATTGGCTTCGAGAGTATCCATTCCACGATCCTGCAGCTCGTAAGCCTTTAGCTTATTGATCAGTCCAATGCCTCTTCCCTCCTGTCTCATATAGAGCAGAACACCGCGTCCCTCTTTTTCGATCTGCATCATAGCTGCCTCAAACTGCTGGCCACAGTCACAGCGTATCGATCCAAAGGCATCCC containing:
- the ribE gene encoding 6,7-dimethyl-8-ribityllumazine synthase, which gives rise to MNVFEGKLISKEIKIGIVASRFNEFITSKLLSGALDGLKRHEVKDEDIDVAWVPGAFEIPLIASKMAKCGKYDAVICVGSVIRGSTSHYDYVCNEVSKGIAHVSLSSEIPVMFGVLTTENIEQAIERAGTKAGNKGFDCTIGAIEMVNLIHEIES